The sequence below is a genomic window from Streptococcus oralis.
AGGTAGAAAATGAAAATCGCAATCATAGGATATTCTGGAGCAGGCAAGTCAACTCTAGCTGAAAAGTTTTCAAACTACTACTCCATCCCCAAACTGCATATGGACACACTCCAATTTCAACCTGGTTGGCAAGACAGTGACCGCGAATGGATGTTGACTGAGATGAAAAACTTTCTCACAAAGCACGAAGCTTGGGTCATCGACGGCAACTACTCTTGGTGTTGCTATGAAGAAAGAATGCTGGAAGCTGACCAAATCATCTTTCTCAACTTTTCCCCATGGACTTGTCTCTTTCGAGCCTTTAAACGGTATCTCACATACCGAGGCAAGGTCAGAGAAAGTATGGC
It includes:
- a CDS encoding DNA topology modulation protein, with amino-acid sequence MKIAIIGYSGAGKSTLAEKFSNYYSIPKLHMDTLQFQPGWQDSDREWMLTEMKNFLTKHEAWVIDGNYSWCCYEERMLEADQIIFLNFSPWTCLFRAFKRYLTYRGKVRESMAAGCPERFDWDFIRWILWDGRTKNAKERYQRVQETYPEKVIVLKSQKEMDHFLENLVHNKKNQRV